A DNA window from Thermodesulfatator atlanticus DSM 21156 contains the following coding sequences:
- a CDS encoding HAMP domain-containing hybrid sensor histidine kinase/response regulator, translated as MPNITRNYSLFSLKLLFIIAVLISLTIALTSTIWGTYVLRKQLLEERKTTIELLLKHTSQVLTPQLKYKVEKEIKRVLEDLLQFDFINGARVTWQEPRFYKDLREIDKILGKKNQKKNPKLEIFVGKMKGKIISYNFGKKEGINAKIEVAIDDTIHEAIVKKALINFTIVSLTLAIILCLLLYLYYYFVTIPILNLARHIKRIREEKTLTPFTKKIKGPKEIEDLLEAFNELVESVNKYRESLEKAIKQWKEEARRAENASQAKTKFLANVSHEIRTPMSAALGMVELLKEADLPEKEQKKLLHLETALKSLKELIDETLNFAKLEAGKEELHEEVFNLKEFCEECIQIFSQELVQKGIQMELNFSENLPQIVKGDRTKIRQILINLLSNAIKFTDKGKISLTVEKIREGENFFFIRFCVKDTGKGIAPENLERIFTPYERLEETFDRPYLGTGLGLAISERLAKLLGGKLWAESKGLGKGATFCLEVPLKKAASDEKSIIAPPKKLKGHVLLAEDNPVNQLYLKKTLQKLGLEVKVASDGLEALEMAEKHEFDLLILDILMPGIDGLEVAKKLREKGFDKPIIALTAHVVAEIERKAQRAGFNDFLEKPITRKELSLKLAKWLS; from the coding sequence ATGCCAAATATAACTCGTAATTATTCCCTATTTTCACTCAAACTACTTTTCATTATAGCAGTATTAATTTCACTAACTATCGCCTTAACTTCAACAATTTGGGGGACATATGTTTTACGAAAACAGCTCCTTGAAGAAAGAAAAACAACTATAGAATTATTACTAAAACATACATCTCAAGTACTTACACCGCAACTAAAATACAAAGTAGAAAAAGAAATAAAAAGAGTTTTAGAGGATCTACTGCAGTTCGATTTTATAAATGGTGCCAGAGTCACATGGCAAGAACCCCGTTTTTATAAAGATCTTAGAGAAATAGACAAAATCCTTGGTAAAAAAAATCAAAAGAAAAACCCAAAACTTGAAATTTTTGTAGGAAAGATGAAGGGAAAGATAATTTCCTATAATTTTGGCAAAAAAGAAGGTATCAATGCTAAAATAGAAGTTGCAATAGACGATACAATTCACGAAGCTATTGTTAAAAAAGCCTTAATAAATTTTACTATAGTCAGCTTAACATTAGCAATTATTTTGTGTCTCCTACTGTACCTCTACTACTACTTTGTTACTATCCCTATTCTTAACCTCGCAAGACATATAAAGCGCATAAGAGAAGAAAAAACATTAACACCATTTACAAAGAAAATCAAAGGTCCAAAAGAAATAGAAGATCTTTTAGAAGCATTCAATGAACTGGTAGAAAGCGTTAACAAATACAGAGAAAGTCTGGAAAAAGCCATCAAGCAGTGGAAAGAAGAAGCACGTAGGGCAGAAAATGCAAGCCAAGCCAAAACTAAATTTTTAGCCAATGTTTCACATGAAATCAGAACTCCTATGAGTGCAGCTTTGGGAATGGTAGAGCTACTAAAAGAAGCAGATCTCCCCGAGAAAGAACAGAAAAAACTGCTACACTTAGAAACAGCCCTTAAAAGTCTCAAAGAACTTATAGATGAAACTCTTAATTTTGCAAAACTAGAAGCAGGAAAAGAAGAACTCCACGAAGAAGTTTTTAACTTAAAAGAATTTTGCGAAGAATGTATCCAAATATTTTCCCAAGAATTGGTCCAAAAGGGCATTCAAATGGAATTAAACTTTTCCGAAAATTTGCCTCAGATAGTTAAAGGAGATCGCACTAAAATACGTCAGATCCTGATAAACCTTTTAAGTAATGCGATCAAGTTTACAGATAAAGGCAAAATTTCTCTTACAGTAGAAAAAATTCGAGAAGGAGAAAACTTTTTCTTTATTCGCTTTTGTGTAAAAGACACCGGCAAAGGCATTGCTCCGGAAAATCTAGAACGAATCTTTACCCCTTATGAACGTTTGGAAGAGACCTTTGACCGTCCCTATCTTGGGACAGGCCTTGGCTTAGCTATATCTGAACGACTGGCCAAATTGCTGGGAGGAAAACTCTGGGCTGAAAGCAAGGGACTGGGCAAAGGAGCTACCTTTTGCCTGGAAGTTCCGTTGAAAAAAGCTGCCTCTGATGAAAAAAGTATCATAGCCCCACCCAAAAAACTAAAAGGCCATGTGCTTCTTGCAGAGGATAACCCTGTTAATCAACTCTACCTCAAAAAAACTCTTCAAAAATTGGGGCTCGAAGTAAAAGTGGCTTCTGACGGTCTTGAAGCTTTGGAAATGGCTGAAAAACACGAATTCGATCTTTTAATTCTTGATATTTTAATGCCAGGGATTGATGGCCTAGAAGTGGCTAAAAAATTGCGCGAAAAAGGATTTGATAAACCTATCATCGCTTTGACTGCCCACGTAGTGGCTGAAATTGAAAGAAAGGCCCAAAGAGCCGGCTTTAATGACTTCCTTGAAAAGCCTATCACTCGCAAAGAACTTTCCCTAAAACTTGCCAAATGGCTTAGTTAA
- the ileS gene encoding isoleucine--tRNA ligase, producing MGEKADWKNTLNLPKTDFPMKANLAKREPEFLKRWEEMGLYQQKLKARKGAPLFILHDGPPYANGHIHMGTALNKVLKDFIVKSKHMAGFNAPYVPGWDCHGLPIELNVEKELKVKRGELPKLTIRQHCREYAKRWIDIQRSEFKRLGVIGDWENPYLTMNFAYEATIAREFVNFLSQGSVYRRKKPVFWCPHCVTALAEAEVEYEMHRSPSIYVKFPLEEDALFALPEELRNKKVSVVIWTTTPWTLPANLAVAFNPEFSYVAVELNDEILILAEGRLSALAAELGLEKVPPIIARIEAQSLEKKHLKHPFLPRKSLIVLADYVTLDAGTGCVHTAPGHGEEDYETGLKYGLDIYAPVDPEGFFDKDLPEIGGEHIFKANAKIIEILKREEKLLYSSEIEHSYPHCWRCKKPVIFRATEQWFISMEANNLRQKALEWIDKVRWIPHWGRERIRNMVEKRPDWCLSRQRSWGVPLTVFICTSCGEILRDKKYYEKVLELFEEYGADIWFEKDTSELLPEDTVCPKCGGKEFRKEEDILDVWFDSGVSFAAVLEKREELKFPAELYLEGSDQHRGWFQSSLLCAVGTRGRAPYEAVLTHGFVVDGQGRKMSKSLGNVIPPEKIIKRYGAEILRLWVAAEDYRDDIRLSDEILARLTEAYRKIRNTCRFMLGNLFDFDPEKDKVPIEELPEFERFMLYRLSRLIKRARKAYDDFDFHIISHGIHQFCAVDLSALFIDISRDTLYCESPNSPARRAAQTVLYEALTAITRLMAPILSFTADEIWQYIPGPKDAESVHLSHFPEPVLVEAEEAFLTKWDKLMEIRSEITKALEIARKEHKIIGNSLEAEVTVATDNQELAQFLKENQDTLTYLAIVSQFAVADTVKGQGDEVVYQSEEMPLKVLVRHASGEKCERCWKWSETVGKNESQLKVCERCYQVLEKSWKEFLASISS from the coding sequence ATGGGCGAAAAAGCTGACTGGAAAAACACCTTGAATTTGCCTAAGACCGATTTTCCCATGAAGGCCAACCTTGCCAAAAGAGAACCTGAATTCCTCAAAAGATGGGAAGAAATGGGGCTTTATCAGCAAAAGCTCAAAGCCCGTAAAGGGGCACCTCTTTTCATATTGCATGACGGCCCTCCGTATGCCAATGGCCATATTCACATGGGTACCGCGTTGAATAAAGTGCTTAAAGATTTCATCGTAAAATCAAAGCACATGGCAGGCTTCAACGCCCCCTACGTGCCAGGATGGGATTGTCACGGACTTCCCATTGAACTTAACGTGGAAAAAGAACTAAAAGTCAAAAGAGGCGAACTTCCCAAACTTACCATTCGTCAGCACTGCCGCGAATACGCCAAACGTTGGATTGATATTCAGCGCAGTGAATTTAAACGCCTGGGTGTAATCGGTGACTGGGAAAATCCTTACCTCACCATGAACTTTGCCTATGAGGCTACCATAGCCCGGGAATTCGTAAATTTTTTGTCCCAGGGTTCAGTCTATCGTCGTAAAAAACCTGTTTTTTGGTGCCCGCACTGTGTTACCGCCTTAGCAGAAGCCGAAGTAGAATACGAAATGCACCGTTCACCATCTATTTACGTAAAATTTCCATTAGAAGAAGACGCCCTTTTCGCCTTGCCGGAAGAACTGCGCAATAAAAAAGTTTCCGTAGTCATCTGGACCACTACCCCCTGGACGCTTCCAGCAAACCTCGCCGTAGCTTTTAACCCTGAGTTCTCTTATGTAGCCGTGGAGTTAAACGACGAAATTCTTATTTTGGCAGAAGGAAGGCTTTCTGCCCTTGCGGCGGAGCTTGGCCTTGAAAAAGTCCCTCCTATTATCGCTCGCATTGAGGCTCAAAGCCTTGAGAAGAAGCACCTTAAACATCCCTTTTTGCCCCGTAAATCACTGATCGTTCTTGCGGATTACGTGACCCTTGATGCAGGAACTGGCTGTGTACACACAGCCCCAGGCCACGGTGAAGAAGACTATGAAACCGGGCTAAAATACGGCCTTGATATCTATGCCCCTGTTGACCCAGAGGGATTTTTTGACAAAGACCTCCCTGAAATTGGCGGAGAACATATTTTCAAAGCTAACGCAAAAATAATTGAAATCCTGAAACGCGAGGAAAAACTTCTTTATTCATCCGAAATAGAACATAGCTATCCCCATTGTTGGCGTTGTAAAAAACCTGTTATCTTCCGAGCTACCGAACAATGGTTCATCTCCATGGAAGCAAACAATCTGCGCCAAAAGGCCCTTGAATGGATAGACAAGGTGCGCTGGATTCCCCACTGGGGGCGTGAGCGCATAAGAAACATGGTAGAAAAGCGGCCTGACTGGTGTCTTTCACGTCAGCGGTCCTGGGGTGTGCCCCTTACGGTTTTTATTTGCACGTCTTGTGGAGAAATTCTGCGTGACAAAAAATATTACGAAAAAGTCCTTGAGCTTTTTGAAGAATACGGTGCGGACATCTGGTTTGAAAAGGACACTTCAGAGCTACTCCCTGAGGACACCGTTTGTCCGAAATGTGGCGGAAAAGAGTTTCGCAAGGAAGAAGACATATTAGACGTCTGGTTTGACTCGGGAGTTTCCTTTGCCGCGGTGTTGGAAAAACGCGAAGAACTAAAGTTTCCTGCCGAGCTTTACCTTGAAGGCTCAGACCAGCATCGAGGCTGGTTTCAAAGCTCTTTGCTCTGTGCGGTTGGAACTCGCGGACGTGCCCCTTACGAAGCAGTGCTCACCCATGGTTTCGTGGTGGATGGCCAGGGGCGTAAGATGTCAAAATCCCTCGGAAATGTCATTCCACCAGAAAAAATCATCAAGCGTTACGGTGCAGAAATTCTAAGGCTTTGGGTGGCTGCAGAAGACTATCGCGATGATATTAGGCTTTCTGACGAAATACTTGCCAGGCTAACAGAAGCCTACCGAAAAATCCGCAACACCTGCCGTTTTATGCTGGGCAACCTTTTTGATTTTGACCCAGAAAAAGATAAAGTCCCCATAGAGGAACTTCCGGAATTTGAACGTTTTATGCTTTACCGACTCTCACGCCTGATTAAACGCGCCCGCAAAGCTTACGATGACTTTGACTTTCACATTATCTCCCATGGCATCCATCAGTTTTGTGCGGTAGATCTCTCGGCGCTTTTTATTGACATAAGCAGGGACACCCTTTATTGCGAAAGCCCTAACTCACCTGCAAGACGCGCGGCCCAAACCGTACTTTACGAAGCACTCACTGCCATCACACGCCTTATGGCCCCTATTCTTTCTTTCACGGCGGATGAAATCTGGCAATATATCCCCGGCCCCAAAGACGCCGAAAGTGTCCACTTATCCCATTTTCCAGAGCCCGTCTTAGTGGAAGCCGAGGAAGCCTTTCTCACAAAATGGGATAAGCTCATGGAAATTCGCAGCGAAATCACCAAGGCCCTTGAGATTGCCCGTAAAGAGCATAAAATCATTGGCAACTCCCTGGAAGCCGAAGTAACAGTCGCTACCGATAACCAAGAGCTTGCCCAATTTTTAAAAGAAAACCAGGACACTTTGACCTATCTGGCTATCGTGTCCCAGTTTGCTGTTGCTGACACCGTAAAAGGGCAAGGAGACGAAGTAGTTTATCAAAGCGAAGAGATGCCGCTTAAAGTGCTTGTGCGTCATGCCAGCGGAGAAAAATGTGAACGTTGCTGGAAATGGAGTGAAACCGTAGGAAAAAATGAAAGTCAGCTCAAGGTTTGTGAACGCTGCTATCAGGTGCTTGAAAAATCATGGAAAGAATTTCTAGCAAGTATTTCTTCATAG
- the lspA gene encoding signal peptidase II, translated as MERISSKYFFIAALAVLVIDQVSKFFMQAILAPGEVKPIVPGFSNMVYVWNPGIAFGFFGKHPSWAKYLLMGINLFAAFGLYILSHKGSKAKQIFCGLIAGGALGNLIDRVFHGMVFDFLDFYLGPYHWPAFNLADAAISIGVCGLIFLTMKEDF; from the coding sequence ATGGAAAGAATTTCTAGCAAGTATTTCTTCATAGCAGCGCTTGCCGTCCTGGTAATTGACCAGGTAAGCAAGTTTTTTATGCAAGCTATACTAGCCCCGGGCGAGGTAAAGCCCATTGTCCCGGGGTTTTCTAACATGGTTTACGTGTGGAACCCTGGTATTGCCTTTGGTTTTTTTGGAAAACATCCCTCATGGGCCAAGTACCTGCTCATGGGCATAAATCTCTTCGCAGCTTTTGGGCTTTACATACTCTCGCACAAGGGCTCGAAAGCTAAGCAAATCTTTTGCGGGCTTATTGCCGGAGGCGCCCTAGGCAATCTGATAGACAGGGTCTTTCATGGAATGGTGTTTGATTTTCTGGATTTTTACCTTGGCCCTTACCATTGGCCTGCTTTTAACCTTGCTGATGCCGCTATCTCCATTGGGGTTTGCGGCCTAATCTTCCTCACGATGAAAGAAGATTTTTAA
- a CDS encoding AAA family ATPase, translating to MKLSVKIFPEINTVFYVLSQEELEKNVKKLLKNIFHAKDKELDLSPQDFVGLNTFFANLKKLLGNSSKILPVSFVSSGQKGLVRPGRVYLSQKHAEKIKDVLDKWPFTASLIPWKDFFELRFPETSYVETEFSFRDLLLIGPYSPCPFCGLRWHPPGKCPGIKEKEVFEIIFRCLKQSPQTLFKTLNQYFQEGITKETEAFFSKRLFYLRPGFLHFVFAANPESYAQMPKKFLPSRGGNLYLGLEALYQGNISQAKKRFNSFDLNRDIFAILGLLFCSAYEGNITESLFYVEKAKSLAKTPFLKAYLSFWRGWLHEIENKGLEAEEYYQEALRFDRFFWPAKFHLARTLVKFSPEKAKNLVTALFQENEAIPLILSEGAFFPFAPDLEKQITTIFEDCQKEAITKLAQAENNLRPLIKFLPEEDIKELEERIANLRKEIYEGGFLSLILAEKKALELSLELQGYLFRQAKALRGKYQKLKRSYDKLEYFWRTYPYRREEYSYKQKLDLLREELAKLSHFLQGDVSRSIKPARRQIEKIEEIISALEKEKEEIKQRWQFKKQLNAFLRTFVILETLLFLFFLSIPALSNTLGDGSPPAFFSLESFIFLSMLILFVAIFYALRQKI from the coding sequence ATGAAATTAAGTGTGAAAATTTTCCCGGAAATAAATACGGTTTTTTATGTTCTTTCTCAGGAAGAACTAGAGAAAAACGTAAAAAAGCTTCTTAAAAACATCTTTCATGCCAAAGACAAGGAACTTGACCTAAGCCCTCAAGACTTTGTAGGGCTTAATACTTTTTTTGCCAACTTGAAGAAACTACTGGGAAATTCTAGCAAGATTCTTCCTGTTTCTTTTGTATCTTCCGGGCAAAAAGGCCTTGTGCGTCCGGGTCGCGTTTATCTCTCTCAAAAGCATGCAGAAAAAATCAAAGATGTGCTAGACAAGTGGCCTTTTACGGCAAGTCTTATCCCTTGGAAAGATTTTTTTGAACTAAGGTTTCCAGAAACAAGCTATGTTGAAACTGAATTTTCCTTTAGGGACTTGCTCTTGATAGGGCCTTATAGCCCCTGCCCTTTTTGCGGCCTTAGATGGCACCCCCCTGGGAAATGTCCTGGCATAAAGGAAAAAGAGGTTTTTGAAATTATCTTTAGGTGTCTCAAACAAAGCCCCCAGACACTTTTCAAGACCCTTAATCAATATTTTCAAGAAGGCATAACGAAAGAAACCGAGGCTTTTTTTAGCAAACGCCTTTTTTATCTAAGACCTGGCTTTTTACATTTCGTATTCGCAGCCAATCCTGAAAGCTATGCCCAGATGCCTAAAAAATTTCTCCCTTCCCGAGGAGGAAATCTCTATTTGGGGCTTGAAGCCCTTTACCAGGGCAATATTTCTCAGGCCAAAAAGCGCTTTAATTCCTTTGATTTAAATCGCGATATTTTTGCCATACTTGGCCTTTTGTTTTGTAGCGCTTATGAAGGAAATATTACCGAATCCCTTTTTTACGTGGAAAAGGCAAAATCCCTTGCAAAAACGCCCTTTCTAAAGGCGTATCTCTCTTTTTGGAGAGGATGGCTCCATGAAATAGAAAACAAAGGCCTTGAGGCCGAAGAATATTACCAGGAAGCATTGCGCTTTGATCGCTTTTTCTGGCCAGCTAAATTTCATCTGGCCCGCACCCTGGTCAAGTTCTCCCCAGAAAAGGCCAAAAATCTGGTTACGGCCCTTTTCCAAGAAAACGAAGCCATACCCCTGATTCTCTCAGAAGGGGCTTTTTTCCCTTTTGCCCCTGACCTTGAAAAACAAATAACGACGATTTTTGAGGATTGCCAAAAGGAAGCCATCACCAAATTGGCCCAGGCCGAAAACAACTTGAGGCCCCTGATCAAATTTCTCCCAGAAGAAGACATTAAAGAACTAGAAGAACGTATTGCTAACCTGCGCAAAGAAATATATGAAGGCGGCTTTCTAAGTCTTATTTTAGCTGAAAAAAAAGCCCTTGAACTTTCTCTTGAACTTCAGGGCTATCTGTTCAGGCAGGCCAAAGCCCTGAGGGGCAAATATCAAAAGCTAAAACGTTCATATGATAAGCTTGAATATTTCTGGCGGACTTACCCCTATCGCCGCGAAGAATATAGCTACAAACAAAAACTAGATCTCCTGCGTGAGGAACTTGCCAAACTTTCTCACTTTCTTCAAGGCGATGTAAGCCGCAGTATTAAACCGGCTCGCAGACAAATAGAAAAAATCGAAGAAATCATTTCCGCCCTTGAAAAAGAAAAAGAAGAAATTAAGCAACGATGGCAGTTCAAAAAACAATTAAACGCCTTTCTCCGCACGTTTGTTATCTTGGAAACCCTTTTATTTCTTTTCTTTCTCTCTATCCCTGCCCTTTCAAATACCCTTGGTGATGGCTCTCCTCCTGCATTTTTTTCGTTAGAGAGTTTTATCTTCCTTTCCATGCTCATCTTATTCGTTGCAATTTTTTATGCTCTGCGTCAAAAAATTTAA
- the groES gene encoding co-chaperone GroES: MKVKPLHDRILVQRIEEEERTKSGIIIPDTAKEKPIMGKVIAVGDGRILENGQKLPLSVKEGDRILFGKYAGTEVKIEGEEYLIMREDDVLAIIED; encoded by the coding sequence ATGAAGGTAAAACCGCTTCACGATCGCATTCTTGTGCAGCGCATTGAAGAAGAAGAGCGCACCAAAAGCGGCATCATCATCCCGGACACTGCCAAAGAAAAACCCATTATGGGCAAAGTCATTGCGGTAGGTGATGGTCGTATCCTTGAAAACGGCCAGAAGTTGCCTCTTAGCGTAAAAGAAGGCGATCGTATTTTGTTCGGTAAGTATGCCGGCACCGAAGTAAAGATCGAAGGCGAAGAGTATCTCATCATGCGTGAGGATGATGTTCTTGCCATCATCGAAGATTAA
- the groL gene encoding chaperonin GroEL (60 kDa chaperone family; promotes refolding of misfolded polypeptides especially under stressful conditions; forms two stacked rings of heptamers to form a barrel-shaped 14mer; ends can be capped by GroES; misfolded proteins enter the barrel where they are refolded when GroES binds) — MAAKEILYGQKAREALLSGVNKLADAVKVTLGPKGRNVVLEKAFGSPTITKDGVTVAKEIELECKFENMGAQMVKEVASKTSDVAGDGTTTATILAQCIFREGTKLVTAGINPMALKRGIDKAVNVVVEELEKLAKPCKTRQEIAQVATISANNDPEIGNIIADAMDKVGKEGVITVEESKSLETYLEVVEGMQFDRGYISPYFVTDPDKMECVLEDAYILIHDKKISSMKDLLPILEQVVRSGKPLLVIAEDVEGEALATLVVNKIRGVLQCCAVKAPGFGERRKAMLEDIAILTGGQVISEELGFKLENATLDQLGRARRIIVDKEHTTIVDGAGSKEAIEARVKQIRAQIEETTSDYDREKLQERLAKLVGGVAVIYVGAATETEMKEKKARVEDALNATKAAVEEGIVPGGGTAFIRCLPALDKVEADGDEQHGVDIIRRALEEPLRQIAYNAGFEGSIIVEKVKAESGAVGFDAATGEFKDLMEAGIIDPKKVSRTALQNAASVSGLLLTTEAMVAEKPKEEKAGAGAPPAPEF; from the coding sequence ATGGCGGCAAAGGAAATTCTTTACGGCCAGAAAGCTCGTGAAGCTTTGCTCTCTGGCGTAAATAAACTCGCTGATGCGGTAAAAGTAACTCTCGGCCCTAAAGGGCGTAACGTTGTACTTGAAAAGGCTTTTGGTTCTCCCACCATTACCAAAGACGGTGTTACTGTTGCTAAAGAAATCGAACTTGAATGTAAGTTTGAAAACATGGGGGCCCAGATGGTAAAAGAGGTGGCCTCCAAAACCAGCGATGTTGCTGGTGACGGTACCACCACTGCTACTATCCTTGCTCAGTGTATCTTCCGTGAGGGCACCAAGCTTGTTACTGCTGGCATCAACCCCATGGCTCTTAAGCGCGGGATTGACAAGGCTGTAAACGTAGTGGTTGAAGAGCTCGAAAAGCTCGCTAAGCCTTGCAAGACCCGTCAGGAAATCGCTCAGGTAGCTACTATCTCTGCAAACAATGATCCTGAAATCGGAAACATCATTGCCGACGCTATGGACAAAGTCGGCAAAGAAGGTGTTATCACTGTTGAAGAATCCAAAAGCCTTGAGACCTACCTTGAAGTTGTTGAAGGTATGCAGTTTGACCGTGGGTACATCTCTCCCTACTTTGTAACCGATCCTGACAAAATGGAATGCGTGCTTGAGGATGCCTATATCCTCATCCACGATAAGAAGATCAGCTCCATGAAGGATCTGCTTCCCATTCTCGAACAGGTCGTTCGTTCCGGGAAGCCTCTTCTTGTAATTGCTGAAGACGTTGAAGGCGAAGCCCTTGCTACCCTTGTAGTCAACAAGATTCGCGGCGTACTTCAGTGCTGCGCGGTAAAAGCCCCCGGCTTTGGTGAACGCCGCAAAGCCATGCTTGAAGACATTGCCATCTTGACCGGTGGCCAGGTGATCTCTGAAGAGCTCGGCTTCAAGCTTGAAAACGCCACCCTTGATCAGCTTGGCCGTGCACGCAGGATCATTGTTGACAAAGAGCACACCACCATTGTGGATGGTGCTGGTTCTAAAGAGGCCATTGAGGCCCGCGTGAAACAGATCCGCGCTCAGATTGAAGAAACTACCTCTGACTATGACCGTGAAAAACTCCAGGAACGTTTGGCCAAGTTGGTGGGTGGTGTAGCGGTTATCTATGTAGGTGCTGCTACTGAAACCGAAATGAAAGAGAAAAAGGCCCGCGTGGAAGACGCCCTCAACGCTACCAAAGCTGCCGTGGAAGAAGGTATTGTTCCTGGTGGTGGTACTGCCTTCATCCGCTGCTTGCCTGCCCTTGACAAAGTAGAAGCAGATGGCGACGAACAGCACGGTGTTGATATTATCCGCCGTGCCCTTGAAGAGCCTCTCCGCCAGATTGCCTATAACGCTGGCTTTGAAGGCTCCATCATTGTGGAAAAGGTCAAGGCTGAAAGCGGTGCTGTTGGTTTTGACGCGGCCACCGGCGAATTCAAAGACTTAATGGAAGCCGGTATCATCGATCCTAAGAAGGTAAGCCGTACTGCCCTTCAGAATGCTGCTTCTGTTTCCGGCTTGCTCCTTACCACCGAAGCCATGGTGGCAGAAAAACCCAAAGAAGAAAAAGCTGGGGCCGGCGCACCTCCTGCCCCTGAATTCTAA
- a CDS encoding M48 family metallopeptidase, with translation MKKLIALSLVFLFLFQYPAFALMSHEDEAKLGQKVLETLQKQGVLLDDPEIVGYVQDVGERIIAHIGPHYFPFKFYVVKDPSLNAFAVPGGMIFVNTGLLEEIDREDELAGVLAHELAHVQARHLAKRIEKLTRLNLATVAVTIAGLLLGGGQAGQAVAVTSSALAMTKALSYSRADEEEADRLGFQYLTAAGYDPRGFVEVFNKIVRHRWLLSSTTPSYLLTHPGTAERISYLESMIEYYKPKVTYKPDPFRLRRIQVRVKVLTHDAGSLLVRYQEEIRKSPNDPMLHYGLALSLAKLRRFDEAAREMSYVIELLPDKDDFKLDLAEIYFEAGAYDKCLPMLERYTKRYPYRKSALYLLARCYQETKEYDKALALFKKLAKDFEDNAEFHYYFGQLYASLGKPGYAHYQFFLHFKLKGERKVALYHLQLAYKRLPENDPLRTQVALKLKNAEKLTASGSRARQNEQNAW, from the coding sequence ATGAAAAAACTAATAGCATTAAGCCTTGTTTTTTTATTCCTGTTTCAATATCCCGCCTTTGCCCTAATGAGCCACGAAGACGAAGCAAAGCTCGGGCAAAAAGTCCTGGAAACATTGCAGAAACAGGGAGTCCTATTGGATGATCCTGAAATTGTTGGCTACGTTCAGGATGTAGGAGAAAGAATCATTGCCCATATTGGTCCGCATTATTTCCCTTTCAAGTTTTACGTGGTGAAGGACCCGAGTCTTAACGCCTTTGCCGTACCTGGCGGGATGATTTTCGTAAACACCGGGCTTCTGGAAGAAATTGACCGGGAAGACGAACTAGCCGGAGTGCTTGCCCACGAACTTGCCCATGTTCAGGCGAGGCATCTTGCCAAACGCATAGAAAAACTAACAAGGCTAAACCTTGCTACGGTAGCAGTAACTATTGCAGGGCTTCTATTAGGTGGCGGGCAAGCTGGACAGGCCGTGGCTGTTACCTCATCGGCATTAGCAATGACAAAAGCCCTTTCTTATAGCCGCGCTGACGAAGAAGAAGCTGACCGACTTGGTTTTCAATACCTTACCGCGGCTGGCTATGATCCTCGTGGTTTCGTAGAAGTCTTCAACAAAATAGTAAGGCATCGTTGGCTACTTTCTAGTACTACCCCAAGCTATCTCCTAACCCACCCAGGTACTGCAGAACGAATCTCTTATCTTGAAAGCATGATCGAATATTATAAGCCGAAGGTTACCTACAAACCTGATCCTTTCCGCCTAAGACGTATTCAGGTACGCGTCAAAGTTTTGACCCATGACGCCGGAAGCCTTTTAGTGCGTTATCAAGAAGAGATACGAAAAAGCCCGAACGATCCCATGCTTCATTACGGTTTAGCCCTATCTCTTGCAAAGCTTCGGCGCTTTGACGAGGCTGCACGTGAAATGTCTTATGTTATCGAACTCTTACCTGACAAAGACGACTTCAAGCTTGACCTGGCAGAGATTTATTTTGAGGCCGGGGCATACGATAAGTGCCTTCCTATGCTTGAAAGATATACCAAGCGTTATCCCTACCGAAAAAGTGCCCTTTATCTTTTAGCTCGCTGCTATCAAGAGACCAAAGAGTATGACAAAGCCTTAGCGCTTTTCAAAAAATTAGCTAAAGACTTTGAAGACAACGCTGAGTTTCACTACTATTTCGGACAACTCTACGCCAGCCTGGGAAAACCTGGTTACGCCCATTATCAATTTTTCCTTCACTTTAAGTTAAAAGGCGAAAGAAAAGTTGCCCTTTATCATTTACAGCTGGCCTACAAGAGATTGCCTGAAAACGACCCTTTGCGCACCCAGGTTGCCCTTAAATTAAAAAACGCAGAAAAACTTACGGCTTCAGGTTCTCGCGCTCGTCAAAACGAGCAAAATGCATGGTAA